TAAATCAGCCGCATGGTTTTTTCCAGATTCTCCGCCGGATCGCCGCCGCAAGCCGTCTGAATCAAACCCGCGGTGAAATTCTTCTCCGCATTCATAAAAAGCCTTCCTCGAGCATCCTGCTTATCTCCTAAGAAAACATTTTTGTAAGTCATGTAAAATGTTCCCAAAAGGTTGGGTAGTAAGGGCAAACCGCCATCCCAGCCTTGAAAGGCTGGGCTATTTTCAAATGCCCCTTTAAAGGGGCAAACGATAATAGCCCGCCGTTTCAACGGCGGGGCGGCAGGGCTTTTCTTCCTGCAATCGCCGAGTGCCTTTCCTCGTTAGGGTGGTTCATCATTCATCATTTCCTTCTTCCCCCGGGGCCGTCCTTCTCGCGCGCGGGATCGTAATCGGGATTGATGGCGGGAAACTGGGCGTTGCATTTCCGCCGCCATTCCGCCAGCATGGCGTAGAGTTCCTGTGTTTTCTCCGGCATGATCTCCGCCAGGTTTTTCGTCTCGCCGATATCCTCCTTCAAATTATATAACTCCAACCGCCGCTCCTCGAAAAACTCGATCAGCCGCCAATCGCCTTTGCGAATGGCGGAATAAGGCGCCGCGCCGCCGGGATGATAATGCGGATAATGCCAATAGAGCGCTTCCCGCTTCAGCCCTCTCGTCCGCCGAAGTAAAGGCAAGAAACTTACGCCTTCCACGCTGCTATTCTCGTCCCGCGCTCCCGAAATTTCCCGGATGGCGGGATAAATATCGGCGCTGATGATTGGCTCTTCGCAGACGCTTCCTTGCTCGACCACGCCTGGCCACCTTACGATGGCGGGAACGCGTACGCCGCCTTCGTAAGCCGATCCCTTGCCCGCGCGCAGCGGCTTGTTGCTGGTGGAGCCAATGAGTCCGCCGTTGTCGCTGGTGAAAATTACGACGGTCTTATCGGCGATTTTCGCCTTTTCCAACGCCGTCATGACTTTGCCCACCGCTTCGTCCGTACATTGGATCATGGCGGCGTAGACGGAGTTCTTCTGATCGGCGTCTGGCTGAATTTTTGTTTTGTATTTTTCGATTAACTCCTTTTTTGCTTGCAAGGGAGTATGAACGGCGAAATGAGGCAAATAAAGGAAGAATGGCCGATTTTTATTTTCTTGGATGAATTTCACCGCCTCAACGCCCATGCGGTCGGTCAGATATTCGCCCTCCGGCCCGTCTGCGAGCGTAGGAATTTTATAAGGAGAAAAATACCCCGCGCGCGGTTGCCCTAGTTCCGTACCGGCGATATTGACGTCGAAACCCTGCTTATCGGGAAAGAAAGGCTCCGTTCCCAGATGCCATTTGCCGATGCTGCCGCAGACGTAGCCCAGCGGCTTGAGCATTTCGGCGATCGTCTTCTCCTGCAACGGCAATTCCTGGTTGAATTCCGGCACGCTCAGTTTGGCCCACGGACGCTTATGCCCGGCGATCCAATCTGTAAGGCGCAGCGTGGCGGGATATTTTCCCGTCAACAGACTCGCCCGCGTCGGCGAACAGACCGTACAGGCGGAATAAGCGTTGGTGAATTTCATCCCCTGCGCCGCCAGCCGGTCGATATTCGGCGTCTCGTAAAAATCGCTGCCAAAGCAATGCAGGTCGGTCCAGCCCATATCATCGATGAGAATCACAACAAAATTAAGTTTTTCCTGAGCGGACGCCGCCGCCGCGCCGGTCAGCTTAGTAAGCGCCGCAGCGCCCATCAAAGTTTTTCCCGTCCGCTTCATAA
The window above is part of the Candidatus Omnitrophota bacterium genome. Proteins encoded here:
- a CDS encoding sulfatase, producing the protein MMMEAALHHRREFMKRTGKTLMGAAALTKLTGAAAASAQEKLNFVVILIDDMGWTDLHCFGSDFYETPNIDRLAAQGMKFTNAYSACTVCSPTRASLLTGKYPATLRLTDWIAGHKRPWAKLSVPEFNQELPLQEKTIAEMLKPLGYVCGSIGKWHLGTEPFFPDKQGFDVNIAGTELGQPRAGYFSPYKIPTLADGPEGEYLTDRMGVEAVKFIQENKNRPFFLYLPHFAVHTPLQAKKELIEKYKTKIQPDADQKNSVYAAMIQCTDEAVGKVMTALEKAKIADKTVVIFTSDNGGLIGSTSNKPLRAGKGSAYEGGVRVPAIVRWPGVVEQGSVCEEPIISADIYPAIREISGARDENSSVEGVSFLPLLRRTRGLKREALYWHYPHYHPGGAAPYSAIRKGDWRLIEFFEERRLELYNLKEDIGETKNLAEIMPEKTQELYAMLAEWRRKCNAQFPAINPDYDPAREKDGPGGRRK